In Aspergillus nidulans FGSC A4 chromosome IV, a single window of DNA contains:
- a CDS encoding uncharacterized protein (transcript_id=CADANIAT00000938) — protein MTTLRTARVLLQSKDSVKWRPRDETVSERNLDAVEAFHLANGSHNVREGRRRLDITVTVKLRVDLGLTIDIKQARAAWIALRQRHPAIASTVSGSKRVHQKPGTEHINAWLDHTFVTVAGESEVTAELLDSLPAAETAAMYFLQNANVLALRTPHHLMDTLGAVMVLNDFLEELSVMVMGRSRADDSLCTERLDQLACSLKEAASLPSASVSQLARFWSIQRRWLRSYPSVGIMSDQQTPCSALASWRDLEYSPLLTRELVTMAGKHKMTVAPVVHAGVAFAAKEYGPFTLTQNYNTIIVLDMRRPKDGPSSKNAISPQHAIWPVSIPVTTFWQTAELFKRAYLDAESDPDLPALVEPAFAEIFQSQDPPSCPTFYSAPIVNSFGKIDDYLASSYGGFTVEEFSLSAECSGEEVIVAVWSYQGKLKIRVMYNEGYHSAKSIERYVYLVEVALKDGVGVWRSRE, from the coding sequence ATGACCACTCTTCGCACCGCACGCGTGCTGCTGCAGTCCAAGGACTCGGTTAAATGGCGCCCAAGAGATGAGACCGTCTCAGAGCGCAATCTCGATGCAGTGGAAGCCTTTCACCTGGCTAATGGATCGCACAATGTCCGCGAAGGACGACGCCGACTCgacatcaccgtcaccgtcaaGCTGAGAGTTGACCTGGGACTCACTATCGACATCAAGCAAGCCCGCGCCGCGTGGATCGCACTACGACAGCGACACCCGGCCATTGCCTCGACCGTGAGTGGCTCGAAAAGAGTCCATCAGAAGCCGGGGACCGAGCATATTAACGCTTGGCTAGATCACACATTTGTGACTGTCGCTGGGGAGAGCGAGGTGACGGCAGAGTTGCTGGACAGCCTGCCCGCGGCCGAGACGGCGGCGATGTACTTTCTGCAAAATGCCAATGTCCTTGCCTTGCGCACTCCACATCATCTTATGGACACCCTGGGCGCCGTTATGGTCCTCAACGACTTTCTGGAAGAGCTGAGCGTGATGGTTATGGGCAGGTCGAGGGCGGACGACTCCCTGTGCACCGAGCGGCTCGATCAGCTGGCTTGCAGTCTcaaggaagctgcatcacTACCCTCCGCCTCTGTCTCTCAGCTGGCCCGGTTCTGGAGCATCCAGCGCCGCTGGCTCCGCAGCTATCCCTCAGTAGGCATTATGTCGGACCAGCAGACGCCATGTTCCGCTCTCGCGTCGTGGAGAGATCTCGAGTACTCGCCACTTCTGACCAGGGAGCTAGTCACTATGGCAGGCAAGCATAAGATGACGGTCGCACCCGTCGTTCACGCTGGTGTGGCCTTTGCCGCGAAGGAATATGGTCCTTTTACCCTGACCCAGAATtacaacaccatcatcgtcctcgaTATGCGCCGGCCCAAGGACGGCCCGTCTTCTAAGAATGCGATCTCGCCCCAGCATGCAATCTGGCCAGTATCAATACCGGTAACTACCTTCTGGCAGACAGCAGAGCTGTTCAAACGGGCCTATCTAGATGCAGAGAGCGACCCCGACCTGCCGGCCCTGGTGGAGCCGGCCTTTGCAGAGATTTTCCAGAGCCAAGATCCACCGTCGTGTCCTACGTTCTACAGTGCCCCAATAGTCAACAGCTTTGGCAAGATCGACGATTATTTAGCCTCATCGTATGGCGGGTTCACGGtcgaggagttctctctctcAGCCGAATGCTCGGGCGAGGAGGTGATAGTTGCTGTCTGGTCATaccagggcaagctgaagatCCGAGTCATGTACAATGAGGGATATCACAGCGCAAAGAGTATTGAGCGGTATGTGTATTTGGTAGAGGTCGCGCTCAAAGATGGAGTCGGGGTTTGGCGAAGTAGGGAGTAA
- a CDS encoding uncharacterized protein (transcript_id=CADANIAT00000939), producing the protein MVRIFITGSSDGIGQAAAKVLSEQGHSVVLHARNADRAASAQEAVPGAEAVLVGDLSSIAETKALAEEANKLPPFDTVIHNAGIGYGATASQEITADKISAVFAVNTLAPYILTCLMHKPKARLLYMSSDSHYGGDESLRNITQSHSYGNTKLHDVMLANAFSRRWGNAIQVVSMHPGWVRTKMGGVMAPGALDRPARVLADWAIGKGDLARLKSGTFFTTSGPESAHPGADNVQKQEELLRICKEVSGVGVPGG; encoded by the coding sequence ATGGTGCGAATCTTCATCACCGGCTCAAGCGATGGTATAGGGCAGGCAGCTGCCAAGGTCCTTTCCGAGCAGGGCCACTCAGTCGTCCTTCATGCGCGCAACGCCGACCGCGCCGCCTCAGCCCAAGAGGCCGTTCCAGGCGCCGAGGCCGTCCTGGTGGGCGATTTGAGCTCCATTGCTGAAACAAAAGCCCTAGCAGAGGAAGCAAACAAGTTGCCACCGTTCGATACGGTCATCCACAACGCGGGGATCGGATACGGGGCGACGGCCAGCCAGGAGATCACCGCAGATAAGATCTCGGCTGTCTTTGCTGTCAACACGCTTGCACCATATATCCTGACCTGCTTAATGCATAAACCAAAAGCAAGGCTTCTTTATATGAGCTCGGATAGTCATTACGGCGGTGACGAGAGTCTACGGAACATCACGCAGTCCCATTCGTACGGGAATACCAAACTGCACGATGTAATGCTAGCAAATGCATTCTCTCGACGATGGGGCAACGCGATCCAAGTAGTTAGCATGCATCCTGGCTGGGTGAGGACCAAAATGGGAGGCGTAATGGCGCCTGGGGCGTTGGACAGGCCGGCCAGAGTCCTGGCCGACTGGGCAATCGGAAAGGGAGATCTGGCCCGCCTCAAGAGCGGTACTTTCTTTACGACTAGCGGCCCAGAATCTGCACATCCCGGTGCCGATAATGTCCAGAAACAAGAGGAGTTATTGCGCATCTGTAAGGAGGTGTCGGGCGTGGGGGTTCCGGGGGGGTAG
- a CDS encoding siderophore transporter mirA (transcript_id=CADANIAT00000940): MALDDISAVPKGALDTDPAVERPPPLLDADRSDSERLQPGVKRAEMLRKGWTRQGLIIAFTGLFLATLSINFGDYSTQVYVPYATSAFKQHSAMSAARVVGNITRIAAYPIIAKLGDASLRSPLRRTGADSFCFFVKVFGRAEMFILSIVFQAVGYAIYAGCKNVGQYIAGGIFEAIGSTGFGLTQQVFVADVTNLINRAVWSTLPDSLTVIPALYLGTEIAEAVLEKNEWRWGFGMWAIIEPVCSVLLVGTMLYYQKRARKDPSPAEFASEPTERNVDDGWWKRIYNLVWVQLDAFGAILLLLGLSLFLVPLSLTGSGNSDDWHRGSFIAMLVLGVVIFVAFLAWDTWCAKKPFIPYRMIKNRTVAAACLLGILDFFHYSVFSVFFTSYLQVAAHHGAGPATRIDNSLRVAFQVAGIFAAYFMKFTKRSQVWVFTGVPLCVLGMGVLLYLVDMGEGRVGNEAAFVTAKSLIGIGRGFYQTASQVSVQAKVSRGEVSVVTAVFFAAMSIGGAIGTSVAGAIWRSTLPPKLAQHLPAELKDQAQAIFGSIVVAQKYEVGTPARDAIDMCYRQSQRMLAIAALAALAPMLIIMFFLENVPLTDETTLIELHGNREAVKKNHSGGEGKEARS, from the exons ATGGCTCTCGACGATATTTCAGCAGTGCCCAAAGGTGCACTGGATACCGATCCTGCTGTGGAGAGACCACCTCCACTGCTTGATGCTGACCGTTCAGACTCGGAGAGGCTTCAGCCCGGTGTGAAAAGAGCTGAGATGCTGCGCAAGGGATGGACGAGACAGGGTTTGATTATAGCTTTTACTGG TCTCTTTCTCGCAACGCTATCAATCAACTTCGGCGACTATTCAACCCAAGTGTACGTACCGTACGCGACATCTGCGTTCAAGCAACACTCGGCCATGTCCGCTGCGCGGGTTGTAGGGAACATCACTCGGATCGCGGCGTACCCTATCATTGCGAAATTGGGAGATGCAAGTCTGCGATCCCCACTTAGGCGTACCGGAGCTGACTCGTTTTGTTTTTTTGTAAAGGTGTTTGGTCGAGCGGAGATGTTCATCCTCTCGATTGTGTTCCAGGCTGTTGGGTATGCGATCTATGCGGGGTGTAAGAACGTGGGACAGTATATC GCTGGCGGAATCTTCGAGGCAATCGG CTCAACTGGCTTCGGCTTAACCCAACAAGTCTTCGTAGCTGATGTCACGAACCTCATCAACCGCGCCGTATGGTCTACTCTTCCGGACTCTCTAACCGTTATTCCAGCCCTGTACCTCGGGACCGAGATTGCAGAAGCTGTGCTCGAGAAGAACGAATGGCGCTGGGGGTTCGGGATGTGGGCTATCATAGAGCCCGTGTGTTCCGTCCTTCTGGTCGGGACTATGCTCTACTATCAAAAGCGTGCGCGGAAGGACCCATCCCCGGCAGAGTTCGCATCGGAGCCGACGGAGAGAaatgtggatgatggctggTGGAAGCGGATTTATAACCTCGTTTGGGTGCAATTGGACGCGTTTGGCGCAATCCTCCTTCTGTTGGGTCTGTCGCTCTTCCTGGTTCCGCTGTCGCTAACAGGCTCGGGGAACAGCGATGACTGGCATAGGGGCTCGTTCATCGCGATGCTTGTCCTGGGCGTCGTGATTTTTGTAGCGTTCCTTGCTTGGGACACGTGGTGTGCGAAGAAACCGTTTATCCCGTATAGGATGATCAAGAACCGTACTGTTGCTGCAGCTTGTTTACTGGGAATCCTCGACTTCTTTCATTATTCGgtcttttctgttttctttaCGAGCTATCTTCAGGTCGCGGCGCATCATGGGGCCGGACCGGCAACGAGGATTGA CAACTCCCTCCGAGTCGCCTTCCAAGTTGCCGGGATATTTGCAGCGTATTTCATGAAATTTACCAAACGGTCGCAGGTTTGGGTGTTCACCGGCGTACCCCTCTGTGTCCTAGGCATGGGCGTCCTGCTCTACCTGGTCGACATGGGCGAGGGCCGCGTAGGCAACGAAGCGGCATTTGTAACAGCGAAATCCCTCATTGGTATCGGACGAGGCTTCTACCAGACGGCTTCGCAGGTTTCGGTCCAAGCGAAGGTATCGCGGGGCGAGGTCTCAGTCGTTACCGCTGTTTTCTTTGCTGCTATGAGTATCGGCGGGGCTATCGGGACTAG TGTTGCTGGCGCAATCTGGCGCAGTACCCTACCCCCAAAGCTAGCTCAGCATCTCCCCGCTGAACTTAAGGACCAAGCGCAGGCCATCTTCGGTAGCATCGTTGTCGCGCAGAAATACGAGGTTGGAACGCCAGCACGAGACGCAATCGATATGTGCTATCGACAATCGCAGCGGATGTTGGCTATTGCAGCGTTGGCAGCGTTGGCGCCCATGCTGATTATTATGTTCTTCCTAGAGAACGTACCTTTGACTGATGAAACTACGTTGATCGAGCTGCATGGGAATAGAGAGGCTGTTAAGAAGAACCATAgtggaggggaaggaaaggaggcgAGGTCATGA
- a CDS encoding alpha/beta hydrolase (transcript_id=CADANIAT00000941), with product MTHWAFSPIQPGAARNMAAWQIAGKKDGPYQIDVSWPLTWSESGDASGKSANAVYLVDGNALFLTATETLRRRESHRPSETGTVVIAIGYPITDSVFSPRRSYDLTPPCDHYIPPEGPDGSPKPEAHGGADEFLTFIAEIVRPFVELKVFPRVSFGRTALFGHSYGGLFALHALFTKPSSFDVYLAASPSIWWNNRSILTEARRFISGAALFSSAHPVLRLSFGSREQYPVRQRVESDEMFKRRQRAAEQRRMNDNCEELYSELLASGRLCKLEVKEYLDEDHGSVIGPALSGGIMFLSNLSA from the exons ATGACTCACTGGGCATTTAGTCCCATTCAGCCGGGGGCAGCCCGGAATATGGCCGCGTGGCAGATTGCAGGAAAGAAAGACGGACCTTACCAGATCGATGTTTCATGGCCGCTGACCTGGTCTGAGTCTGGAGATGCCTCCGGTAAAAGCGCAAACGCAGT CTACCTTGTAGACGGAAACGCGCTCTTCCTCACCGCAACCGAGACCCTTCGACGACGGGAGTCGCATCGACCAAGTGAGACAGGAACCGTCGTCATCGCCATTGGTTATCCTATTACAGACTCTGTCTTCAGCCCTCGGCGTAGCTATGACCTAACGCCTCCTTGTGATCATTACATCCCGCCCGAGGGGCCGGATGGGAGCCCGAAACCGGAAGCCCATGGAGGCGCCGATGAGTTCTTGACCTTTATCGCAGAGATAGTCAGGCCATTTGTGGAGTTGAAAGTATTTCCGCGCGTCTCTTTCGGCCGTACTGCGCTATTCGGCCACTCTTATGGCGGGCTATTCGCGCTTCATGCCCTCTTCACAAAACCATCAAGTTTCGACGTTTACCTCGCTGCCAGTCCGTCAATCTGGTGGAATAACCGGTCTATCCTGACCGAAGCAAGACGGTTCATAAGTGGTGCAGCACTTTTTTCAAGCGCCCATCCTGTTCTCCGGTTGTCATTCGGCTCGAGGGAGCAGTATCCTGTCCGCCAACGGGTTGAATCGGATGAAATGTTTAAGCGAAGGCAgcgcgctgctgagcagcgTCGGATGAACGACAACTGCGAGGAGCTTTACTCGGAGCTTCTGGCCAGTGGAAGACTCTGTAAGCTGGAGGTTAAAGAGTACcttgatgaagatcatgggaGTGTTATCGGTCCTGCCCTGAGCGGGGGTATTATGTTTCTTAGCAACCTCAGTGCCTGA
- a CDS encoding uncharacterized protein (transcript_id=CADANIAT00000942) yields the protein MDKHCEHYGPSRGLSRIQYNFTCLPPRYLQLGPIISGINFPCSPGPYRLSLPILGWVRDRFGVRYLTTAGWVLFCPLLCCLGVPGRVISSASDSRRTEKVSFIACIYGIGLVMPFV from the coding sequence ATGGACAAGCATTGTGAACACTATGGTCCAAGCCGCGGTTTGAGCAGGATTCAATACAACTTTACCTGTTTACCTCCTAGATACCTTCAATTGGGGCCCATCATCAGTGGGATCAATTTTCCTTGCTCTCCAGGTCCCTATCGTCTTTCTCTCCCCATTCTTGGTTGGGTCCGAGATCGTTTCGGGGTTCGATACCTGACGACAGCAGGCTGGGTTCTCTTTTGCCCCTTACTGTGCTGCTTGGGTGTTCCTGGAAGAGTGATATCCTCGGCTAGTGACAGCCGTAGAACCGAGAAAGTCTCCTTTATTGCATGCATATATGGCATTGGATTGGTCATGCCTTTCGTTTAA
- a CDS encoding uncharacterized protein (transcript_id=CADANIAT00000943) produces the protein MKAPSLSANAPVPVSMSESTSATWFAINSAK, from the exons ATGAAAGCGCCGTCTCTTTCTGCCAACGCTCCCGTTCCCGTTTCTATGTCGGAGTCTACCTCTG CCACCTGGTTTGCCATTAATAGTGCCaagtga
- a CDS encoding uncharacterized protein (transcript_id=CADANIAT00000944), whose protein sequence is MKTTTKRIVLRGLLPILTRALNARDIMSNKIPDISDPDEFPYCIWYPETATEVTYRALAGRYPQVKYLIGRACAVAGYVGLFHELDLLPQFHIAEEARENQQWEINDTIMKADIRFNAMNDYTLTVFSQPIKGCLNGDTAVRAYLDIKTKFKAPPDLDDLLYDGGRRTSHFDITEDDPINARFIMNNDLSRITPETKHLPYCIWYTSVPHPSTCKELFRRVPSMKPAIARACILANFPETWDLLDADPDENSMMDARQSHNPKYLRDLESKIPTRGCRQFHGSKFRVVPRHCMFDYTSIDPTTNVSHNPCTDYLVGVPYNGRPASMAQIELTAALPHEMKKLIKELWERDYTTLTFDDEYYASLRNKGSQ, encoded by the exons ATGAAAACTACAACGAAGAGGATTGTC CTTCGTGGGTTGTTACCCATTCTTACCCGGGCGTTGAATGCCCGCGATATTATGAGCAACAAAATCCCTGATATAAGCGATCCTGACGAATTTCCATACTGTATTTGGTACCCTGAAACCGCCACCGAGGTAACATACCGCGCTCTGGCCGGTCGATATCCTCAAGTGAAATACCTGATTGGACGAGCCTGCGCTGTGGCTGGATATGTTGGCCTTTTCCATGAACTTGACCTCCTTCCTCAGTTTCAtattgctgaagaagcacGAGAGAATCAGCAATGGGAGATTAATGATACGATCATGAAGGCTGACATTCGTTTTAATGCCATGAATGATTATACACTGACTGTCTTCAGCCAGCCTATCAAGGGATGCCTTAATGGTGATACTGCGGTAAGAGCATACCTGGATATCAAGACCAAGTTTAAGGCTCCTCCTGACTTGGACGATCTTTTGTACGATGGTGGTCGGAGGACAAGTCACTTTGATATCACAGAAGACGACC CAATCAATGCTCGTTTCATCATGAATAATGACCTCTCGCGGATCACACCAGAAACAAAACATCTCCCATACTGCATTTGGTATACATCAGTCCCACATCCTTCAACCTGCAAGGAGCTCTTCCGTCGCGTGCCGTCCATGAAGCCTGCAATTGCAAGAGCTTGCATTCTTGCCAATTTCCCGGAGACCTGGGACTTACTAGACGCAGACCCCGATGAAAACTCGATGATGGATGCACGACAGAGCCACAACCCTAAATATCTCCGCGATCTTGAGTCGAAGATTCCAACACGTGGATGCCGCCAGTTTCATGGATCAAAGTTCCGCGTCGTACCCCGTCATTGTATGTTTGACTATACTAGCATTGACCCGACCACGAACGTCAGCCACAATCCATGTACTGATTACCTTGTTGGCGTCCCATACAATGGGAGGCCTGCAAGCATGGCACAAATTGAGCTCACCGCAGCTCTGCCTCACGAGATGAAGAAACTTATAAAAGAGCTCTGGGAAAGGGACTACACAACCTTGACATTTGACGACGAATACTATGCATCCTTGAGAAACAAGGGCAGCCAATAG
- a CDS encoding sterigmatocystin biosynthesis monooxygenase stcW (transcript_id=CADANIAT00000945), with protein sequence MTVHYVHEGPEPQESRYSIPQHTTWMDPNNRRLRVITIGAGFSGILMAYQIQKQCANIEHVVYEKNHDIGGTWLTNRYPNAGCDVPSHAYTYRFALYPDWPRYFSYASDIWEYLDKVCAAFKLRQYMQFRTEVIKACWNEEEGQWKVRLRRQRPGQEPEEFDDHCHILLNACGVLSNPKWPDTPGLHDRFKGRVIHTAAWPDDYGEVQWNSDRVAVIGSGASSIQAVAGIQPHVGHLDIFVRTGVWFGVLAGNTGAPTKIYSEAERAQFRSNPSALVEHTKSIEAEVNGMWGAFYRDSMAQKGASAFFRQRMASIIKDDRLAKGFTPTFGFGCRRITPGDPYMHAIQQANVDVHFTAVASCTEDGIVGADGIERLVDTIVCASGFDNTYRPQFPIIGRRGVDLRDKWKTNPEAYLGLAVPDMPNYITFIGPSWPIQNGSVMAPLHSVSEYAIQFLKKMQNENIRAWAPRQQITDRFNEHVQEWVKHTVWSDQCRSWYKNNETGRVNAIWPGSSLHYQAVIERPRYEDFEISYADANPWAHLGMGWTMLDRAGGKQADVSPHLCLENIDPVWFKSIGGDVDILRKQLEKGHTLPNNASHAEA encoded by the exons ATGACTGTGCACTATGTTCACGAAGGCCCAGAGCCTCAAGAGTCACGGTATAGCATCCCGCAACATACAACATGGATGGACCCTAACAACCGTCGCCTGCGGGTGATTACCATTGGAGCTGGCTTTTCTGGAATTTTGATGGCGTATCAAATCCAGAAGCAATGCGCAAATATCGAACATGTGGTGTACGAGAAGAATCATGATATTGGAG GCACTTGGCTCACAAATCGTTACCCTAATGCAGGCTGTGATGTTCCCAGTCATGCGTATACGTATCGGTTTGCACTT TACCCCGATTGGCCTCGTTACTTCTCCTACGCGTCGGATATCTGGGAGTATCTAGACAAAGTTTGTGCAGCCTTCAAATTACGACAGTACATGCAGTTCCGAACAGAGGTCATCAAAGCCTGCTGgaacgaagaggaagggcagTGGAAGGTACGTCTCCGGCGACAGCGGCCAGGACAGGAACCGGAAGAGTTCGACGACCATTGCCATATACTGCTGAATGCATGTGGGGTCTTGAGTAATCCAAAG TGGCCAGATACGCCTGGACTCCACGATCGCTTCAAGGGCCGCGTTATTCACACGGCAGCTTGGCCTGACGACTATGGCGAGGTGCAGTGGAACAGCGATCGCGTCGCCGTAATTGGCTCTGGTGCTTCTTCCATCCAGGCCGTGGCTGGGATACAACCTCATGTCGGTcatctcgatatctttgtGCGGACGGGTGTGTGGTTTGGAGTCCTTGCAGGAAACACCGGCGCGCCAACCAAAATCTACAGCGAGGCCGAGCGCGCGCAATTCAGGTCCAATCCTTCAGCACTAGTCGAGCATACAAAGAGTATCGAGGCAGAAGTAAACGGCATGTGGGGGGCCTTCTACCGGGATTCTATGGCGCAGAAGGGCGCATCGGCCTTCTTTCGACAGCGTATGGCGAGCATTATCAAAGATGATAGACTGGCCAAGGGCTTCACGCCGACTTTTGGTTTCGGATGCCGTCGCATCACACCAGGAGACCCGTATATGCACGCCATTCAGCAGGCGAACGTCGATGTACATTTCACTGCCGTAGCCAGCTGCACTGAAGATGGCATCGTTGGCGCTGATGGGATTGAGCGATTGGTCGACACCATCGTCTGTGCGTCAGGATTCGACAATACATATCGTCCGCAATTTCCCATCATCGGCCGACGGGGCGTCGATCTGCGAGATAAATGGAAGACAAATCCCGAAGCATACCTGGGTCTGGCCGTGCCAGATATGCCCAACTACATCACCTTCATTGGGCCCTCGTGGCCGATTCAAAACGGTAGTGTGATGGCGCCGCTGCATTCGGTATCTGAATATGCGATTCAGTTCCTCAAAAAGATGCAGAACGAGAATATCCGGGCCTGGGCGCCTCGCCAGCAGATTACGGACCGCTTCAACGAGCATGTACAGGAGTGGGTGAAGCACACAGTTTGGAGTGATCAATGTCGCAGCT GGTACAAGAACAACGAGACCGGCCGAGTAAACGCCATCTGGCCCGGCTCCTCTCTGCACTACCAAGCTGTCATTGAGCGGCCGCGATACGAGGACTTTGAGATTTCCTACGCGGATGCTAATCCATGGGCACATCTGGGGATGGGATGGACGATGCTCGATAGAGCGGGCGGAAAGCAAGCGGACGTGTCGCCACATCTGTGCTTAGAGAACATTGACCCAGTTTG GTTCAAATCTATTGGTGGTGATGTCGATATACTGAGAAAGCAACTCGAGAAAGGACATACCCTTCCAAACAATGCTTCTCACGCGGAGGCGTAA
- a CDS encoding putative norsolorinic acid reductase stcV (transcript_id=CADANIAT00000946), which produces MAAPPAPQPPSLLGYHRVLSPLAGIRVSPLCLGTMHFGGQWTRAMGDVTKETAFALLDRFYEAGGNFIDTANFYQGEGSEKWLGEWVASRGNRDELVLATKYTMSYRLTGPEKIKSNFQGSHSKSLRLSVEASLAKLRTDYIDLLYVHMWDFSTSVEEVMQSLHHLVAAGKVLNIGISDAPAWVVAKCNEYARFHGLTRFCVYQGRWACSYRDFEREILPMCQSEGLALAPWGALGRGQYKSAEEFQQEGTRNMGPQEEKHRLMGAKLTEVGERKGVAAAAIALAYLLHKSPYVFPVIGCRTVEQLEANITSLGVELSDEEIYEIEDTIPFDVGFPMAFLFESPQQKYRSDMTTRHIWQVTCNARIESVPKPRPIEPKQGYKQMDRK; this is translated from the exons ATGGCAGCCCCTCCAGCACCTCAGCCTCCAAGTCTGCTCGGCTACCACCGGGTTCTCTCGCCCTTGGCCGGAATCCGCGTCTCCCCGCTCTGCCTGGGCACTATGCATTTCGGCGGGCAATGGACGCGGGCAATGGGCGATGTGACCAAAGAAACGGCGTTTGCCCTCCTCGACCGGTTCTACGAAGCCGGCGGGAACTTCATCGACACGGCGAATTTCTACCAGGGTGAGGGCAGCGAGAAGTGGCTCGGGGAGTGGGTGGCATCGCGCGGGAACCGCGACGAGCTCGTCCTCGCGACCAAGTACACGATGTCCTACAGACTGACAGGGCCCGAGAAGATCAAGTCTAATTTCCAGGGCAGCCACTCGAAGAGTCTCCGTCTGTCGGTCGAGGCTAGTCTGGCTAAGCTCCGCACGGACTATATCGATCTGCTGTATGTGCATATGTGGGATTTCTCTACGAGCGTCGAAGAGGTCATGCAGTCGCTGCACCATCTTGTTGCCGCAGGCAAGGTGCTCAATATTGGGATCAGTGATGCCCCGGCGTGGGTTGTCGCCAAGTGCAATGAGT ACGCACGGTTTCACGGCCTCACTCGCTTCTGTGTCTACCAAGGCCGCTGGGCATGTTCCTACCGCGACTTtgagcgcgagatccttcCTATGTGCCAGTCTGAAGGGCTTGCGCTCGCACCCTGGGGTGCTCTCGGCCGCGGCCAGTACAAGTCGGCCGAAGAGTTCCAGCAAGAAGGGACGCGGAACATGGGCCCccaggaagagaagcacCGGCTGATGGGCGCAAAGCTGACCGAGGTTGGGGAGCGCAAAGGCGTGGCCGCGGCTGCGATTGCGCTCGCATACCTGCTTCACAAGTCGCCGTACGTTTTCCCGGTGATCGGGTGCCGGACggtcgagcagctggaggcgaaTATTACGAGCCTCGGTGTAGAGCTCAGTGATGAGGAAATCTACGAGATTGAAGACACGATCCCTTTTGATGTCGGCTTCCCCATGGCGTTCTTATTCGAATCGCCCCAGCAGAAGTACCGTAGTGATATGACGACCAGGCATATCTGGCAGGTTACCTGCAATGCCCGGATCGAGAGTGTGCCTAAGCCGAGA CCTATCGAGCCAAAGCAGGGGTACAAGCAGATGGATCGGAAGTAG
- a CDS encoding versicolorin reductase stcU (transcript_id=CADANIAT00000947): MSSSDNYRLDGKVALVTGAGRGIGAAIAVALGQRGAKVVVNYANSREAAEKVVDEIKSNGSDAISIQADVGDPDAVTKLMDQAVEHFGYLDIVSSNAGIVSFGHVKDVTPDEFDRVFRVNTRGQFFVAREAYRHLREGGRIILTSSNTASVKGVPRHAVYSGSKGAIDTFVRCLAIDCGDKKITVNAVAPGAIKTDMFLSVSREYIPNGETFTDEQVDECAAWLSPLNRVGLPVDVARVVSFLASDAAEWISGKIIGVDGGAFR, from the exons ATGTCCTCCTCCGATAATTACCGTCTCGATGGAAAAGTCGCTCTGGTAACTGGGGCTGGCCGCGGCATCGGAGCAGCCATCGCCGTAGCCCTCGGTCAGCGCGGCGCGAAGGTCGTCGTCAACTACGCTAACTCCCGTGAGGCCGCAGAAAAGGTCGTCGACGAAATCAAGTCGAACGGCTCAGACGCCATTTCCATTCAAGCCGATGTCGGTGACCCTGATGCCGTCACCAAACTGATGGATCAGGCCGTTGAGCACTTCGGATACCTGGATATAGTCTCATCTAACGCGGGAATTGTCTCGTTCGGGCATGTCAAGGACGTTACGCCAGAT GAATTCGACCGAGTATTTCGGGTCAACACGCGCGGACAGTTTTTCGTCGCCCGCGAGGCGTATCGCCATCTGCGTGAAGGCGGACGCATCATCCTCACAAGTTCCAACACAGCCAGCGTCAAAGGCGTCCCCAGGCACGCTGTGTACTCGGGCTCTAAGGGGGCGATTGACACCTTTGTGCGGTGCCTAGCTATCGACTGCGGCGACAAGAAGATCACGGTCAACGCGGTCGCTCCCGGCGCCATCAAGACCGATATGTTTCTATCCGTGTCGCGAGAGTATATCCCCAATGGGGAGACTTTTACTGATGAGCAGGTGGATGAG TGTGCCGCGTGGCTGTCGCCGCTAAATCGGGTCGGATTACCGGTTGACGTGGCCCGGGTGGTCAGCTTTCTAGCTTCAGATGCGGCCGAATGGATCAGTGGAAAGATTATTGGCGTTGATGGGGGGGCCTTTAGATAA